One Gammaproteobacteria bacterium DNA window includes the following coding sequences:
- a CDS encoding class I SAM-dependent methyltransferase, giving the protein MTHINDHRRQLLKGLLALLVLVPQRIPLLAAPLPNAKTAPVGNFRYIYQNPSLKKAFLEFYTNVFHLYPEHEFHRLVEELTQRHESDRDIYQSLQQSLNDISPFLVDLRFAVPALRKQKAEMTRQTLYLVDSTRTWDGYLEVGSTGRYISQLQEKLQIHGEKFLLHTVEPGYSPEDILERGQLNKLGKFVDMGNYTAQFTNTIPANSLDLVTVYIGFHHCPVDQREAFIGGLRDLIRPGGKLVLRDHDAHNEDLRRVAALAHDTFNAGTRQPWKANEVELRNFYSLDYIIHFLEKLGLRYDGRVFFQAGDPTRNGLMSFTRV; this is encoded by the coding sequence ATGACGCATATAAACGATCATCGTCGCCAACTGCTCAAAGGTCTTTTGGCCCTGCTTGTTCTGGTGCCACAACGCATACCTCTACTCGCAGCACCTTTGCCCAATGCAAAAACGGCACCCGTCGGGAATTTTCGTTATATTTATCAGAATCCATCTTTGAAGAAGGCATTTCTGGAATTTTACACTAATGTCTTTCATCTGTATCCGGAACACGAATTTCATCGGCTAGTCGAGGAACTGACTCAGCGCCATGAGTCGGATAGAGATATCTACCAAAGCCTGCAACAGTCTCTGAACGACATTAGCCCTTTTTTAGTGGATCTACGCTTTGCCGTTCCAGCATTGAGAAAGCAAAAAGCCGAAATGACTCGCCAGACGCTATACCTTGTTGACTCCACGCGTACCTGGGATGGGTATCTTGAAGTTGGCTCTACTGGTCGCTACATCAGCCAACTACAGGAAAAGTTGCAGATTCACGGAGAGAAATTTTTGCTACATACAGTGGAACCTGGGTACTCCCCGGAGGACATACTCGAACGTGGTCAGTTGAACAAATTGGGCAAATTTGTCGACATGGGCAATTATACTGCTCAATTCACAAACACCATCCCGGCGAATTCACTGGACTTGGTAACCGTCTATATCGGTTTCCATCATTGTCCAGTGGACCAACGAGAGGCATTTATTGGCGGCCTCAGGGACTTGATTCGACCGGGAGGAAAGTTAGTACTGAGGGATCACGACGCACACAACGAGGACTTGCGCAGAGTCGCAGCACTTGCCCATGATACATTTAACGCGGGTACTCGGCAGCCCTGGAAAGCAAATGAAGTCGAGTTACGCAATTTTTATTCACTGGATTATATAATTCACTTTCTGGAAAAGCTGGGGCTGCGCTACGATGGCCGAGTATTCTTTCAAGCAGGCGACCCAACCCGGAATGGGCTCATGTCTTTTACTAGAGTGTGA